One segment of Primulina tabacum isolate GXHZ01 chromosome 6, ASM2559414v2, whole genome shotgun sequence DNA contains the following:
- the LOC142549295 gene encoding caffeoylshikimate esterase-like: MPPEQHQPPPNFWGDTPEEEFYTSQGVRNAKSYFQTPHGKVFTQSFLPLDPAQPIKATVFMTHGYGSDTGWLFQKFCMNFANWGYAVFAADLLGHGRSDGLKCYLGDLDKVAAASLCFFQSVRVSEEYKDLPAFLLGESMGGLATLLMYFQSEKGLWTGLIFSAPLFVIPEPMKPSKVHLFAYGLLFGLADTWAAMPDNKMVGKAIKDPEKLKIIASNPRRYTGKPRVGTMRELQRQCEYVQNNFDKVTIPFFTAHGTSDGLACASGSEKLYDKASSEDKTLKLYEGMYHSLIQGEPDENANAVLGDMRAWIDQRVERFASLN, from the exons ATGCCGCCGGAACAACACCAGCCGCCTCCGAACTTCTGGGGCGACACGCCGGAGGAAGAGTTCTACACTTCCCAAGGCGTCCGCAACGCCAAATCCTACTTCCAAACCCCACACGGCAAAGTATTCACCCAATCATTCCTCCCCCTAGATCCCGCCCAACCCATCAAAGCCACCGTCTTCATGACCCACGGCTACGGATCCGACACCGGATGGCTTTTCCAGAAGTTCTGCATGAATTTCGCCAACTGGGGTTATGCGGTCTTCGCCGCCGATCTCCTCGGCCACGGCCGAAGCGACGGGCTAAAGTGCTACCTCGGAGACCTCGATAAAGTGGCTGCCGCTTCCCTTTGTTTCTTTCAGAGTGTGAGGGTTAGCGAGGAATATAAGGACTTGCCAGCTTTTTTGCTTGGGGAATCCATGGGCGGGCTTGCGACGCTGTTGATGTACTTCCAATCGGAGAAGGGTTTATGGACAGGTTTGATCTTCTCGGCTCCGTTGTTCGTCATTCCTGAACCAATGAAGCCCTCTAAG GTACACTTATTCGCATATGGACTGCTATTTGGTTTGGCGGACACCTGGGCCGCAATGCCGGACAACAAGATGGTCGGCAAAGCCATAAAAGATCCCGAGAAATTGAAGATCATCGCGAGCAACCCAAGAAGGTACACGGGGAAGCCTAGAGTGGGAACAATGAGGGAGTTACAAAGACAGTGCGAGTATGTTCAGAACAACTTCGACAAGGTCACCATTCCATTCTTTACTGCTCACGGGACATCAGATGGGCTAGCTTGCGCATCGGGCTCCGAGAAATTGTACGACAAGGCCAGTAGCGAGGACAAGACTTTGAAGTTGTATGAAGGGATGTATCACTCGTTGATACAAGGCGAGCCCGACGAGAATGCTAATGCGGTGTTGGGTGATATGAGAGCTTGGATTGATCAAAGAGTCGAGAGGTTTGCAAGTTTGAATTAG